A region of Thermococcus barossii DNA encodes the following proteins:
- a CDS encoding phosphatase PAP2 family protein has translation MNLLQRRLQDPEVLVRLNAFFLSYFGWIAFGVLYGIIGRWSVDVTPEFLRLPLTSRDFVVGLVEFTKAIPPLYSLFTVVYYLGFSGSIALIVVYLLIYKKDLKASDELFIRYLMAYAVAGSIYLIFHIYAPHIVYNLPGYNSSNTLLTRQEFVLPSLHNTIITINIATLWRYRKELGGKTLILVNTLIPFATVFLGHHWVYDVLAGIALGAFISKVTDGRTTRIPETIYNLEVASLRKVTVVNFLLAVIVLIVAANPDRWLEIINGLLTAP, from the coding sequence ATGAACCTGCTCCAGCGCCGCCTTCAGGACCCGGAGGTGCTCGTGCGGCTCAACGCGTTCTTCCTCAGCTACTTTGGGTGGATAGCCTTTGGGGTTCTGTACGGCATTATTGGCCGCTGGAGCGTTGATGTGACCCCCGAGTTCCTCAGGCTACCCTTAACGTCCAGAGACTTTGTTGTGGGCCTCGTTGAGTTCACGAAGGCCATTCCCCCGCTGTACTCGCTCTTCACGGTTGTTTACTATCTGGGCTTCTCGGGCTCCATAGCCCTTATAGTTGTGTATCTGCTCATCTACAAGAAAGACCTCAAGGCCTCAGATGAACTGTTCATTCGCTATCTGATGGCCTACGCCGTGGCAGGTTCAATATATCTCATCTTCCACATATATGCACCCCATATAGTCTACAACTTGCCCGGATACAATTCGTCGAACACGCTCCTGACGAGGCAGGAGTTCGTCCTCCCCTCCCTTCACAACACAATCATAACGATAAACATCGCGACCCTCTGGAGATACAGGAAAGAGCTCGGTGGTAAGACCCTTATACTGGTGAACACGCTGATACCCTTCGCAACGGTCTTTCTGGGCCACCACTGGGTCTACGACGTTCTGGCGGGCATAGCACTCGGCGCTTTTATATCCAAAGTTACCGACGGGAGAACAACCCGGATTCCAGAGACCATCTACAATCTGGAGGTAGCCTCCCTGCGGAAGGTAACTGTGGTGAATTTCCTCCTTGCGGTAATCGTTCTCATAGTGGCTGCCAATCCCGATAGGTGGCTGGAGATTATAAACGGACTTCTCACAGCCCCCTGA
- a CDS encoding AAA family ATPase translates to MEADCLWGEGHKRAAEDVLNAVLRGNAAILLGPRRVGKTSVVSVMAEKLKRKRGHHYIYFNFSRFLGARAISISDIEPRRTSLKMITASKSYTVSFRGISVEVRKTSIEEFSRDFSTLVRVLSQNSRLGVLIFDEAQVLARLKNLDFRGLLQEITDSYPNISLVFTGSMPGMLIEYLNPGPSKPNFMRSAEVFTLPRWNSEEGKAYLMEGFRSYGIRVTNELELSRAVEELGGVPGFISHYGLTVVNLVRNGKDPKEALPMALEESRRYALDEWRKDIEAFLNVYNSEVYMGVLEVLAKAYPSALRGAEVYRKLQSLGIAPARIQHVYKYLETLEKAGFVRSAEKRYWIEDPLLREVVEKFSLH, encoded by the coding sequence ATGGAGGCAGACTGCCTCTGGGGAGAGGGACATAAAAGGGCAGCGGAAGACGTTCTCAATGCGGTTCTCCGGGGCAATGCTGCAATACTTCTCGGACCGAGGAGGGTTGGAAAGACAAGCGTGGTCAGTGTGATGGCGGAAAAGCTGAAGAGGAAGCGCGGACATCACTACATCTACTTCAACTTCTCCAGATTCCTGGGAGCAAGGGCAATCTCAATATCTGATATAGAGCCAAGGAGAACGTCTTTGAAGATGATAACGGCTAGCAAGAGCTACACTGTATCGTTTAGGGGCATCAGCGTTGAGGTCAGGAAGACGAGCATCGAAGAGTTCAGCAGGGACTTTTCAACACTGGTCAGGGTTCTTTCCCAGAACTCCCGGCTGGGCGTCCTGATATTCGATGAGGCCCAGGTTCTTGCGAGGCTGAAGAACCTTGACTTCAGGGGACTTCTGCAGGAGATAACGGACAGCTACCCCAACATCTCCCTCGTCTTCACGGGCTCAATGCCCGGAATGTTGATTGAGTACCTGAACCCAGGCCCCTCAAAGCCCAACTTCATGCGCTCCGCTGAGGTGTTCACCCTACCTAGATGGAACAGCGAAGAGGGGAAGGCCTACCTCATGGAGGGCTTCAGGAGCTACGGAATAAGGGTAACGAACGAACTGGAGCTGTCGAGGGCCGTCGAGGAGCTGGGGGGAGTTCCCGGCTTCATCTCCCATTACGGCCTCACCGTTGTAAATCTCGTGAGAAATGGAAAAGACCCGAAAGAGGCGCTTCCGATGGCCCTTGAGGAGAGCAGGAGGTACGCGCTCGATGAGTGGCGGAAGGACATAGAGGCATTTCTAAACGTCTACAACAGCGAGGTATACATGGGTGTCCTTGAAGTGCTGGCCAAAGCATACCCCAGCGCCCTCAGGGGAGCCGAGGTTTACAGGAAGCTCCAATCCCTTGGCATTGCCCCTGCCAGGATACAACATGTCTATAAATACCTTGAAACACTGGAGAAAGCGGGCTTCGTCCGCTCCGCGGAGAAGAGGTACTGGATTGAAGACCCACTTCTTCGTGAGGTCGTTGAAAAATTCAGTCTCCACTGA
- a CDS encoding HAD family hydrolase — translation MRIPNYGEIMAQTVLFDLNGTLGESGRVDEETKHLLERLADKYTVVVLSADTFGTLGEEFRGLPVRIERVSNGAEKDEIARGYEPYIAVGNGNNDVAMLEGAELAFCVVGPEGATIDALLASDVVVKDVKDAIAMLLDERKLIATLRG, via the coding sequence ATGCGGATACCAAACTATGGGGAAATAATGGCCCAAACGGTTCTTTTCGACCTCAACGGGACACTTGGAGAAAGCGGCCGTGTGGACGAGGAGACCAAACATCTCCTGGAGAGGCTTGCAGACAAGTACACGGTCGTCGTTTTGAGCGCCGACACATTTGGAACGCTGGGAGAGGAATTCAGAGGGCTTCCCGTGCGGATAGAACGGGTTTCAAACGGTGCCGAGAAGGATGAGATAGCGAGGGGTTACGAGCCCTACATAGCGGTGGGTAACGGAAACAACGACGTTGCCATGCTTGAGGGGGCAGAGCTGGCCTTCTGCGTTGTTGGGCCGGAGGGGGCAACAATTGATGCGCTCCTCGCGAGCGACGTAGTGGTAAAGGACGTTAAGGACGCAATAGCAATGCTCCTCGACGAGAGGAAGCTGATAGCGACGCTCAGAGGGTGA
- a CDS encoding tRNA (cytosine(49)-C(5))-methyltransferase, with product MSARDRIREANPEFYERYSKLEDTDEFWEFIVRPLRQSIRVNTLKAPLEVVVERLKEEFELKQIPWVREGFFINVDNLAKVPEHSLGLVFGQEASSMIPPIVLEPKPGELVLDMAAAPGSKTGQIAQYMENEGCVIANDPKLSRANVLIANLNRMGVLNTRVTTKDGAYFARFENTFDRVLLDAPCSSVGMIRKRLKFLEEWRLRGVIKYMNIQKRLILAAYQALKPGGTLVYSTCTIDPLENEEVVDYLLRKTDARLERINLPVKTSEPVLEWEGRVYSEELKKALRIHPNDNDTEAFFIAKIVKPGDADD from the coding sequence ATGAGCGCGAGGGACAGGATTAGAGAAGCAAACCCGGAGTTTTATGAGAGGTACTCGAAACTTGAAGACACGGATGAATTCTGGGAGTTCATAGTCAGGCCACTGAGACAGAGTATAAGGGTGAACACGCTGAAGGCCCCTCTTGAAGTTGTGGTAGAGCGCCTGAAGGAAGAGTTTGAGTTGAAGCAAATTCCGTGGGTTCGGGAGGGTTTTTTCATAAACGTTGACAACCTCGCAAAGGTTCCGGAGCACAGTTTGGGCCTGGTGTTTGGCCAGGAAGCGAGTTCGATGATTCCCCCCATAGTCCTTGAACCCAAACCTGGCGAGCTGGTTCTGGACATGGCAGCTGCACCTGGCTCGAAGACCGGCCAGATAGCCCAGTACATGGAGAACGAGGGCTGTGTGATAGCCAACGACCCGAAGCTCAGCAGGGCCAACGTCCTCATAGCGAACCTCAACAGGATGGGCGTTCTCAACACTCGCGTTACCACCAAGGACGGCGCCTACTTCGCCCGCTTCGAGAACACCTTCGACAGGGTTCTGCTCGACGCACCGTGCTCATCGGTTGGAATGATAAGGAAGAGGCTGAAGTTCCTAGAAGAGTGGAGGCTCAGGGGCGTCATCAAGTACATGAACATCCAGAAGAGGCTAATTTTGGCGGCTTATCAGGCCCTCAAGCCCGGTGGAACGCTTGTCTACTCCACCTGTACGATAGACCCCCTTGAGAATGAGGAGGTCGTTGATTACCTCCTCAGGAAGACGGACGCGAGGCTTGAGCGCATAAACCTGCCGGTGAAGACCAGCGAGCCTGTTTTAGAGTGGGAGGGCAGGGTTTACTCGGAGGAGCTGAAGAAAGCCCTCCGCATACACCCCAACGACAACGACACAGAGGCCTTCTTCATAGCGAAAATCGTGAAGCCGGGTGATGCCGATGACTGA
- the panB gene encoding 3-methyl-2-oxobutanoate hydroxymethyltransferase, which yields MREITPRKIIEMKGRERIAMVTAYDYPSALIADRAGMDIIFIGDSLGMVVYGEENTLNVTMDQMVFHTRAVSRAVKRALVLADMPFGSYEIDTDDALRNAVRLIQAGADAVKIEGGYDHRKLVKKLVRMGIPVMGHTGLTPQRYLRLGGYRLMGETEEEIEEILRDAKALEKAGAFAVVIEFTLADVAKLVTEEVSIPTIGIGAGPYVDGQVLVWHDLLGIYENIPPFVKKYADIGGMIRLALENYREEVKNGAFPARDHYWEFLDKDDFRRKAERALERLGEDE from the coding sequence ATGAGGGAGATAACACCTCGAAAAATAATCGAGATGAAGGGCAGGGAAAGGATAGCGATGGTAACAGCTTACGATTATCCCTCGGCGCTCATAGCCGACAGAGCAGGTATGGACATCATCTTCATCGGCGATTCCCTGGGGATGGTCGTCTACGGAGAAGAAAACACCTTAAACGTTACAATGGACCAGATGGTCTTCCACACGCGGGCGGTTTCCAGAGCGGTGAAGAGGGCGCTCGTTCTCGCTGACATGCCCTTCGGGAGCTACGAGATAGACACCGACGATGCCCTTAGAAACGCGGTAAGGCTTATCCAGGCCGGTGCAGATGCCGTGAAAATCGAGGGCGGCTACGACCACCGAAAGCTCGTGAAGAAGCTGGTTCGCATGGGTATTCCCGTCATGGGGCACACCGGCCTGACCCCCCAGCGTTACCTCCGCCTCGGTGGATACCGGCTGATGGGGGAAACCGAGGAGGAGATTGAGGAAATCCTCCGCGATGCAAAGGCTCTGGAAAAAGCCGGAGCTTTTGCAGTCGTTATCGAGTTCACGCTCGCTGACGTTGCGAAGCTGGTGACCGAAGAGGTCTCAATCCCTACGATAGGAATTGGGGCCGGGCCTTACGTTGACGGCCAGGTCCTCGTATGGCACGACCTCCTGGGGATCTATGAGAATATCCCACCATTCGTCAAGAAGTACGCGGACATAGGCGGCATGATAAGGCTGGCACTTGAAAACTACCGCGAGGAGGTAAAGAACGGCGCGTTCCCGGCGAGGGACCACTACTGGGAGTTCCTCGACAAGGACGACTTTCGGAGAAAAGCGGAGAGAGCCCTCGAAAGGCTCGGAGAGGATGAATAG
- a CDS encoding archease: MRTWEHYDHTADVGIRGYGSTLEEAFEAVALALFDVMVDVRKVETRECREVEVEEEDLEALLYSFLEELLVLHDVEGLVFGDVEVEIEKSVEGYRLRAKACGEVLDYEKHGPKEEVKAITYHEMKIEQLPDGRWMAQLVPDI, translated from the coding sequence ATGAGAACCTGGGAACACTACGACCACACGGCCGATGTTGGAATTAGGGGATACGGCTCAACTCTGGAGGAGGCCTTCGAGGCCGTTGCTCTGGCTCTCTTCGATGTCATGGTTGACGTAAGGAAAGTGGAGACAAGAGAATGCAGGGAGGTTGAAGTTGAAGAGGAAGACCTAGAGGCTCTTCTCTACTCCTTCCTTGAGGAGTTGCTGGTGCTCCATGATGTGGAGGGCCTGGTCTTTGGGGACGTTGAAGTCGAGATAGAAAAAAGTGTCGAGGGATACCGGCTCAGGGCGAAGGCCTGCGGTGAAGTTCTGGACTACGAAAAGCACGGGCCGAAGGAGGAAGTGAAGGCGATAACCTACCACGAAATGAAAATCGAACAGCTGCCCGACGGGAGATGGATGGCCCAGCTCGTGCCGGACATATGA
- a CDS encoding DMT family transporter, giving the protein MRRETLGALFAVAGTFIYGLEPVVIKSNPSNPISFAAFSALVASGFLWGSLLWSGGWKEIEKERSGLKKAFLMGLFGTALAYLAYSFGARMSTAINAALITRSEVLFSFFLSWLFLGEKITRRLIGYSAAILAGLVVVILQGRSMELHLGDFLLLLVPLFWQLGHVIAKKLPYSPPTIAALRNTFGFLLLLPLAVATGLEFSRFVIAEGLVIAVGQLVWYRSIKLINLSKATAIITPAPAVAIGLSIMLGESFTLYHAVGFILITLGTLGAVRTKSELRTGTAL; this is encoded by the coding sequence ATGAGACGTGAAACCCTGGGGGCGCTCTTTGCAGTCGCCGGAACATTCATCTATGGTCTTGAACCGGTTGTGATAAAGTCCAACCCCTCAAATCCCATAAGCTTTGCCGCCTTCTCCGCCCTCGTGGCATCGGGTTTCCTCTGGGGAAGCCTTCTCTGGAGCGGTGGGTGGAAAGAGATTGAGAAAGAGAGAAGCGGGCTGAAGAAGGCCTTCCTTATGGGTCTCTTCGGAACGGCACTAGCTTACCTGGCATATTCCTTTGGTGCGCGGATGAGTACAGCAATAAACGCGGCATTGATAACGCGAAGTGAGGTGCTCTTCTCGTTCTTCCTCTCATGGCTCTTTCTCGGGGAGAAAATAACGCGGAGACTGATTGGTTACTCTGCCGCCATACTGGCTGGATTGGTGGTCGTGATACTTCAAGGACGTTCAATGGAGCTCCATCTCGGGGATTTCCTGCTTCTCCTGGTCCCTCTCTTCTGGCAACTTGGTCACGTTATAGCCAAGAAACTGCCCTACAGCCCGCCCACGATAGCGGCCCTGAGAAACACCTTCGGATTTCTTCTGCTCCTTCCACTGGCGGTCGCCACAGGTCTTGAGTTCTCCCGCTTTGTTATTGCCGAAGGCTTGGTGATAGCCGTTGGCCAGCTGGTCTGGTACCGTTCGATAAAGCTCATAAACCTCTCAAAGGCCACCGCGATAATAACACCCGCCCCAGCTGTTGCCATAGGTCTCAGTATAATGCTCGGCGAGAGTTTCACACTCTACCATGCGGTGGGTTTTATCCTGATAACCTTGGGAACTCTCGGTGCGGTGAGGACAAAAAGTGAACTTAGAACCGGAACAGCGCTTTAA
- a CDS encoding glycosyltransferase family 2 protein, with amino-acid sequence MLKGRKITVIIPAYNEEKRLPEVLRRIPDFVDEVIVVDDGSCDGTWGVALKFSERDGRIRAIRLDRNCGKGCAMREGIKHATGDVVIFMDADGQHRPEEIAKLVEPILAGEADLVIGARKVEEAGKRPLHRRLSNIITTRLIRLKLRQYVYDTQSGFRAFRREFLPEVESDRYEVETEMLIKAAKKGARIKEVPVSMIYDPSREGRFGPKDVLRFIKALFRF; translated from the coding sequence ATGCTGAAAGGTAGGAAAATCACGGTCATTATACCCGCGTACAATGAGGAGAAAAGACTCCCGGAGGTTCTCAGGAGGATTCCGGACTTCGTTGATGAGGTTATCGTCGTGGATGACGGCTCATGCGACGGGACTTGGGGGGTTGCCCTGAAATTCTCAGAGAGGGACGGGAGAATACGGGCTATCCGGCTTGATAGGAACTGTGGCAAGGGCTGTGCAATGCGAGAGGGCATAAAGCACGCCACGGGCGATGTTGTAATCTTCATGGATGCAGACGGTCAGCACAGGCCTGAAGAGATAGCAAAGCTCGTCGAGCCAATACTAGCCGGCGAGGCAGATCTTGTCATAGGGGCGAGGAAGGTCGAGGAAGCCGGGAAGAGGCCCCTTCACCGAAGGCTCAGCAACATAATAACAACGCGCCTCATCCGCCTCAAACTGCGGCAGTATGTCTACGACACCCAGAGCGGGTTCAGGGCCTTCAGAAGGGAATTTCTTCCCGAAGTAGAGAGCGACCGCTATGAGGTCGAGACGGAGATGTTGATAAAGGCCGCCAAGAAGGGGGCACGGATAAAGGAAGTGCCGGTGAGCATGATATACGACCCCTCGCGGGAGGGGCGCTTCGGCCCAAAGGATGTCCTCCGATTCATTAAAGCGCTGTTCCGGTTCTAA
- a CDS encoding ABC transporter permease, translated as MNPAWNIATKELYTAVKSKRFIVIMALYLLIFGLAVYGIKDYLIQMGVPRVESNELGLWGATGEVYMTPLSMLFMINMMIITIIGAVLGAALGADAINREVETGTAKVLLGHPVYRDEVINGKFIGMGILIVLTNIVVYVAIVAVMLMLGIPMDGDSLFRGFLAILATMLYTLTFLSIGVLFSTLFKKPETSMLAAVGLAIFLTVFYGIVVGIVAPKLAGPEPPWGTSAHDVWQETVNTWMARLHFLNPAHHYVQLVQYIFGGDKFLNYYLPLGDSFTYGFNNLAMLLVMLFLPFAFAYIRFMTSDIN; from the coding sequence ATGAACCCGGCTTGGAACATAGCCACAAAAGAGCTTTATACCGCAGTGAAGAGCAAGAGATTCATCGTCATCATGGCCCTCTACCTCCTCATTTTTGGCCTCGCGGTCTACGGTATCAAGGACTACCTGATCCAGATGGGCGTCCCCAGAGTGGAATCCAACGAACTTGGCCTGTGGGGTGCCACAGGCGAGGTCTACATGACACCACTTTCAATGCTCTTCATGATAAACATGATGATCATCACCATCATAGGGGCGGTCTTGGGTGCGGCACTGGGCGCGGATGCAATAAACAGGGAGGTAGAAACCGGAACAGCCAAAGTTCTCCTTGGTCATCCGGTTTACAGGGACGAGGTCATCAACGGCAAGTTCATAGGCATGGGAATCCTGATAGTTCTCACCAATATCGTGGTCTATGTGGCCATTGTCGCCGTGATGCTCATGCTGGGAATTCCAATGGACGGCGACTCTCTCTTCAGGGGGTTCCTCGCGATCCTGGCGACGATGCTTTACACGCTGACTTTCCTTTCAATCGGCGTTCTGTTCTCAACGCTCTTTAAAAAGCCGGAGACTTCAATGCTCGCTGCCGTTGGTCTGGCGATATTCCTTACTGTATTCTACGGCATAGTGGTTGGAATCGTCGCGCCCAAGCTGGCCGGCCCAGAGCCCCCATGGGGGACGAGCGCCCACGATGTCTGGCAGGAAACTGTGAACACCTGGATGGCAAGGCTGCACTTTCTCAATCCAGCGCACCACTACGTCCAACTCGTTCAATACATCTTCGGAGGCGACAAATTCCTCAACTACTACCTTCCGCTGGGCGATTCCTTCACATATGGCTTCAACAACCTGGCAATGCTACTGGTCATGCTCTTTCTGCCCTTCGCGTTCGCCTACATCAGATTCATGACCAGCGACATAAATTGA
- a CDS encoding YigZ family protein has translation MGYRTLKGIGTAELVVRKSVFIGYASPADTEEDARAFIAKIKAHHSDATHNVSAYLINDGKNFAVRYDDDGEPKGSAGKPVLKVIQNKGLSNVVIVVTRYFGGIKLGYGGLVKAYSDAASLAVENAGIVEVYEMEHFEVTLPYSFFHTVRETIEKAGGRVVGEEYDEVVTFTVETRKGEAERLMELLRERTMGRARLRRLFMAPFEGNL, from the coding sequence ATGGGATACAGAACGCTGAAGGGAATCGGAACGGCGGAGCTGGTGGTCAGGAAGTCGGTCTTCATAGGCTACGCCTCGCCGGCGGATACCGAGGAAGACGCCAGGGCGTTCATAGCGAAGATAAAGGCCCACCACAGCGATGCAACGCACAACGTCTCCGCCTATCTCATCAACGATGGGAAGAACTTCGCGGTTCGCTACGATGACGACGGCGAGCCGAAGGGCTCGGCCGGAAAGCCGGTTCTCAAAGTCATCCAGAACAAAGGGCTGAGCAACGTCGTCATCGTCGTCACCCGCTACTTCGGCGGGATAAAGCTCGGCTACGGCGGCCTCGTCAAGGCCTACAGCGATGCGGCAAGCCTTGCCGTTGAAAACGCGGGGATAGTTGAGGTCTATGAAATGGAACACTTTGAGGTTACCCTTCCATACAGCTTTTTTCACACAGTCAGGGAAACGATCGAAAAGGCAGGAGGAAGGGTCGTCGGGGAGGAGTACGACGAAGTGGTCACCTTCACCGTCGAAACGAGGAAGGGCGAGGCCGAGAGACTGATGGAGCTTTTGAGGGAGCGGACGATGGGCAGGGCGCGGCTGAGAAGGCTCTTCATGGCTCCCTTCGAGGGGAACCTTTAA
- a CDS encoding methyltransferase RsmF C-terminal domain-like protein: MTENPRSKIGKTSDAELVKRLLMESYGYAPELMYEIRGRYHKVYAWKPCALNLSGPDRNGVYFGRVESDGIRLSIEGAFLVGPKATKNVIELDDEGAKRYLAGESVEIYDKALNGWVILKWRSYYLGSAKAKEGRLINYVPKERRLKLE, from the coding sequence ATGACTGAGAACCCGAGGAGCAAGATAGGGAAAACCTCGGATGCCGAGCTCGTCAAAAGGCTCCTCATGGAGAGCTACGGCTACGCACCGGAGCTGATGTACGAGATCAGGGGGCGCTACCACAAGGTCTACGCCTGGAAGCCCTGTGCCCTCAACCTCAGCGGGCCGGACAGGAACGGGGTCTACTTCGGCAGGGTGGAGAGCGACGGGATAAGGCTCAGCATCGAGGGGGCCTTTCTCGTCGGGCCAAAGGCGACGAAGAACGTCATCGAGCTGGACGATGAGGGGGCCAAGCGTTATCTCGCTGGTGAGAGCGTCGAGATCTATGACAAAGCACTCAACGGCTGGGTAATCTTAAAGTGGCGCTCCTACTACCTCGGCTCCGCCAAGGCCAAGGAGGGCAGGCTTATCAATTACGTGCCAAAGGAGAGAAGGCTGAAACTTGAGTGA
- a CDS encoding RtcB family protein: protein MVPLKRIDKIRWEIPKFDKRMRVPGRVYADDQLIEKMRGDRTLEQAANVAMLPGIYKYSIVMPDGHQGYGFPIGGVAAFDVKEGVISPGGVGYDINCGVRLIRTNLTEKEVRPHIKELVDTLFRNVPSGLGSKGRVRLHWTQLDDVLADGAKWAVDNGYGWKEDLEHLEEGGRMEGADPNAVSQKAKQRGAPQLGSLGSGNHFLEVQVVDKIFDEEIAKAYGLFKGQVVVMVHTGSRGLGHQVASDYLRIMEKANRKYGVPWPDRELVSVPFQTEEGQRYFSAMKAAANFAWANRQMITHWVRESFEEVFKRKAEDMEMSIVYDVAHNIAKVEEHEVDGKKVKVVVHRKGATRAFPAGHPDVPRAYRDVGQPVLIPGSMGTASYVLAGAEGSMRETFGSTCHGAGRLLSRKAATRQYRGDRLRNELMRQGIYIRAASLRVVAEEAPGAYKSVDNVVSVVHQAGIAKLVARMRPMGVAKG, encoded by the coding sequence ATGGTACCGCTGAAGAGGATAGATAAAATACGCTGGGAGATACCGAAGTTCGACAAGAGAATGCGCGTTCCGGGAAGGGTTTACGCTGACGACCAGCTCATCGAGAAGATGCGCGGTGACAGGACGCTTGAGCAGGCGGCCAACGTAGCCATGCTCCCCGGCATCTACAAGTACTCAATCGTCATGCCCGACGGCCACCAGGGCTACGGCTTCCCGATCGGTGGGGTAGCTGCCTTTGACGTTAAAGAGGGTGTCATAAGTCCAGGGGGAGTCGGATACGACATCAACTGCGGCGTCAGGCTCATAAGGACGAACCTGACCGAGAAGGAGGTAAGACCCCACATCAAGGAGCTCGTGGACACGCTCTTCAGAAACGTGCCGAGCGGGCTTGGAAGCAAGGGACGCGTGAGGCTCCACTGGACCCAGCTGGATGATGTCTTAGCGGACGGTGCCAAATGGGCCGTTGACAACGGCTATGGCTGGAAGGAGGACCTCGAACACCTTGAGGAAGGCGGCAGAATGGAGGGTGCAGACCCGAACGCGGTCAGCCAGAAGGCAAAGCAGCGCGGAGCACCCCAGCTCGGTTCCCTCGGTTCTGGAAACCACTTCCTTGAGGTTCAGGTCGTTGATAAAATCTTTGACGAGGAGATAGCGAAAGCCTACGGTCTCTTTAAGGGACAGGTCGTTGTGATGGTCCACACCGGTTCAAGGGGTCTCGGCCATCAGGTGGCGAGCGACTACCTCAGGATAATGGAGAAGGCCAACAGGAAGTACGGGGTTCCGTGGCCCGACCGCGAGCTTGTCAGCGTTCCCTTCCAGACCGAGGAGGGGCAGAGGTACTTCAGCGCGATGAAGGCCGCTGCGAATTTTGCGTGGGCCAACAGGCAGATGATAACCCACTGGGTCAGGGAGAGCTTCGAGGAGGTCTTCAAGCGTAAAGCGGAGGACATGGAGATGAGCATCGTCTACGACGTCGCCCACAACATAGCAAAGGTCGAGGAGCACGAGGTCGATGGGAAGAAAGTCAAGGTCGTTGTTCACAGGAAGGGGGCGACGAGGGCATTCCCGGCCGGCCACCCCGATGTGCCAAGGGCTTACCGTGACGTTGGCCAGCCGGTTCTGATTCCGGGCTCGATGGGAACCGCGAGCTACGTCCTGGCCGGGGCGGAGGGCTCGATGAGGGAGACCTTCGGTTCAACCTGTCACGGTGCCGGTAGGTTGCTCAGCAGGAAGGCTGCGACGAGGCAGTATCGTGGCGACAGGCTCAGGAACGAACTCATGAGGCAGGGTATCTACATTAGAGCCGCCTCGCTCAGGGTCGTTGCCGAGGAGGCGCCGGGCGCATACAAGAGCGTGGACAACGTGGTTAGCGTCGTCCATCAGGCAGGGATAGCAAAGCTCGTCGCGAGAATGCGCCCGATGGGTGTCGCCAAGGGTTGA